GCCCAACCCGCGGCCGCTCATCTTGACGAGCGTGGCCCCGCAACTGGCTAGGAGCGGCAGGAGCGCAAGAGTCGTCTTGTCGCCGACCCCGCCCGTGCTGTGCTTGTCGATCCGTGGGGAAGGCAAAGCGCTGAGGTCGAGCCGCTCGCCGGTGTCGGCCATCGCTTGCGTGAGCCAAACGGTTTGTTCGCGGTCGAGCGGGTTCAAATACGCGGCCATCAGCCAAGCGGCGAGTTGGTAATCTGGGATCGAGGAATCCGCGGCCGAAGCTGCAAGGCGTCGCAGTTCCTCCTCGGTGTGCCGAATTCCGTCCCTCCGCTTGGCGATGAGGTCGATGGCGCGCATAGAGCGCTTCTACCCTAAAACGTAAGCGAACACGTACACCAGGCCGACGCATAAGGCGACCGCTCCGATCACCCATCCCATCCAAGCCAAGCCATCGACGTCGCCGATCACGGTCTCGGTGAGAACCCTCCATAAGGAGGTCGGAGGAGGCCCCCCGCGGGCGTCGTAGGAATTGGGAGAGTCTTGGCTGTCAGGCATGGTCCTTTCGTCCGACTATCGTACTAAGAACTGAGTTCCCTCTCATTATCGGCAGTCCTTCTTTCCTAACGACTGTTCAAATGCATAGGGAGGTTCGAACATACCTCTTTCTGTGATGATTCCCGCAATCCACTTTGCCGGCGTAACGTCAAACGCGGGGTTCCAAACTGGACACCCGCGCGGTCCCATGGGGATTCCTTGCACCTCGACGACCTCGCTCGCGTCCCTTTCTTCGATGGGGATGTCTTTTCCGGTAGAAGTACTGGGATCAAGGGTAGAAAGGGGGGCCGCCACGTAGAAGGGGATTCCGTGGTGGTGGGCAAGAACCGCGAGCGAGTAGGTTCCGATCTTGTTGGCCGTGTCGCCGTTCGCCGCGATTCGATCCGCGCCGACGATCACGGCGGTCACCTCGCCCTTCGCCATCAAAGCGCCGGCTGCGCCATCGGGGATCACCTGGAAGGGGATGCCGTCCCGTAGGAGTTCCCAAGCCGTGAGCCGAAGTCCTTGGAGCCGGGGACGGGTTTCGCAAGCGAACAACGCCTGCAATCGACCTTCTGCATGGACGGCTCGAACGATGCCGAGCGCCGTTCCGAACCCGGCCGTAGCCAGCGATCCCGTGTTGCAGATCGTCAGGATCCGGACGGGGTCGCGGAGCGCCCTAGCTCCCACAGCCCCAATGGCTTGGTTCACCGCGACGTCCTCGGCCTCGATCGCTTGGGCTTCGGCCAAAGCAGCCTCCGGCGTCCAGGGCTCGACCTTTGCCATCCGTTCGAGCGCCCAGAACAGGTTGACGGCGGTCGGACGGGCGTCCGCGAGGCCCTCGCTTGCCTTCAGGCGATCTTTCCCCTTAAGCGCGGCAAGGACCATTCCATAGGCCGCCGCGACCCCGATCGCCGGAGCGCCACGCACCACCATCTCCCGAATCGCCCACGCGACTTCTTCCCAAGAGGTCAGTTCGAGCCACCGCTCCTCCTCGGGAAGCGCGCGCTGATCGAGCAGCCAGAGCGCCTCGCCTCGCCACTCCAGAGCACGGAACCCGGCTGCGTCACTACTCACGGGGCGATTGGGGGCTCGGGATGGGGTTGCCGAAGTTGCCTCGGCCCTTCGAGAGGTCCGTCTCGCCTGAGCCGTCCTTTCGGATGCGCCAAAGCGAGCCCTTGCCGTCCTCCCCCTGGCGGATGAAGTAGATCGTGCTGGAATCGGGTCCCCAGGTGGCCTGGTAGATGGGGCCCGCCAGAACGACGGTCGCCCCTTGCACACCGCCGGTCGTCGCGGGAACGACTACGAGTTGCTCGGGGGTGACGTTGCGCGAGTCGTCGTACTTCCCGACGATCATTAAGAGGCTCAGGCCGTCAGGTGACACCTTGACATTCGTGAAAGCAACGTCGTCGCTTTCGCTCAAGGTCACCAATTGGTGGTTCTGAACCTTGCCGCCTTCGATCTGGAACATCCCGACCACATGCCGGAAAGGGATCACCAGCCTGCCGTCCTTCTTGTACTCGTCAGGGGCCGCGCTGGGGTCCGGAAAGGTGAACCCGACGACGGAGTAGAACACGGTGTTATCGAGGGGGCTGACATCGAAGTAGACCCTGTCGCCCACCCCGACGGCGCTGGGTGGGGAGTCGTCGATGAGGCTCTGGCAGAGCAGCATCTCATAGCCGTCCTCTCGCCGAGCGACGGCAGCGATTCCGGTCTTCCCAACGGGCCAAAGCGCCTCGCGGAACGACTTGGCGCCGAGTTGCTGGTAAAAGGCCTCGAATTGGTTGCCGACCCCTTCACCTTCTCCGGTTCGCTGGCTCGGAACGGGGGGCATCACCTGCTGAATCGCACCGACCTTCGGGTCGAATTGAAGAACGTACCCTCCCGCGATCACGAGCGCAAACTTGTTCGCGTTTGACGCCGACTCCGGCGGGAAGTGAATCTGCGAGAGGCTTCGGCTGCCGGTTGAGCGGCGATCGACGCGGTCGCTGCCGAGGTTCCACCGATAGGCGTGGAAACTGCGCTCCTCCCGGTCGCTGATGAAGTACAAGCGGTTACCGTCAGGCGTCCAAGCAGGGTCCTTGTCGGTCATACCCTCTTCGTAGCCGGGCGCGGGCCTGACTTCGCCGTCGGGAGTGAACACGACCACCCGCGAGCCCTCGTCCAAGTACTCGATCGCCGCCACATGGCCGGTCGTATCGACGCTCACGGGGAGATCGACGTCGTGCCCGCAACTCCTCACCCCCTGATAGGCGAAAAGGAGACCAGCCAGCACGAAGAGTCCGACCGCGAACCGCACGAGCATACGCCTCAGAATCTTCGGCTGAGTCGGCTGCGGAGGCGGGGACGGTGTGAGATCAGTTTTCTTTGCCATGAAGTAGGTTCATTCCCGGTTGGATTCGGTAGCCGTTGGCGAATTCGAGTCCCGACATTCTCTTTTTACCTTCAGGAGCCACCTGGAGCCATGAGAGCGCTCCCTCGGAGTGGGCCACCACGAGCTCGGGCGAGGTCCGAATCGCCTCCCCCGGCGCCGCTGGATCGGGCCGGGGTCTCACCTCCAAGAGCTTTACGCGGCCCCATACTGTACGGACGAACGCCCCCGGCATTTCGGTGAACGCGCGAAAGCGGCGGTACTCCTCTGCAGCCGGGCGCAAGAAACTGATTTCAGCCTCCGACTTCTCCACCTTCGGCGCGTAAGTCGCATCGCGGTCGTTCTGGGGGGTGCGCGGGTAGTCGCCTGCAGCTATGCGGCTGATCCACTTTTCGATCAGGCTGGCGGCGATCCGCGAGAGGCGCGACTCGAGTTCGGACGCCGTCTCGTCGGCCTTGATCGCAGTCGCCTCTTGCGCGATGATGTCCCCGGTGTCCATGCCCCGGTCCATTTGCATCAGCGTCACGCCGGTTTCAGACTCCCCCTGCAAGAGGCAGCGCTGGATCGGCGCAGCGCCTCGCAACTTCGGTAAGAGCGACGCGTGGAGGTTGATCCCGCCGCGCTCCGCGCATTCGAGCAGTTGTAGGGGGAGGATTTGCCCATAGCTTGCGACCACCAGCGCGGTCGGCTGAAGGTCTGCGATCGCCCGCAAGAACTCCGGATTCCGGCAACTCTCTGGGGTGAGGACTGGGACTCTCCACCCAAGGACGGCCTCCTTGACGGGGCTGGGACGCAAGTGGAGCCTTCTTCCCGCGGGGCGGTCGGGTTGAGTGACCACGGCGCACACGTGAGGTTGCAGCGCCAGGAGCGCTGGAACCGCGAATCGGCTCGTACCCACATAGACCAGCTTCATTCGGCTGCCGTTTGGACCGAGGCGGGGTGCTCCCAATGGAGCGTCGCAGGGTCCGCTAGATCGATGAAGAGCACTCCGTCGAGGTGGTCGATCTCGTGTTGCGCGACGCGCGCCGGCAGCCCTTCCAGTTCATATCCCACGCGCCGGCCCTTCCTGTCGAATCCGATGACCTCCACCGATAACGCTCGGTTCACATCGCCGTAGAGTCCGGGAATGCTGAGGCACCCCTCCTGCCCCACCTGCTCGCCCGACCGCGACACCACCTCTGGGTTGATGAGGGGGATCGGCCGCACGCCAGGGGGCGCCAACACCACGATCCGTACCGAACTCCCGAGTTGCGGAGCGGCGAGCCCGATCCCGTTCGCTTGCTTCATCGCTCGCAGCATTCGATCGATGAGGTCCTGTGTCTTCTTGGTAATGCGCTCGACCGGCGCGGCGGTCCGCCTCAGCACCTCGGCGGGGATCTTCACGACGGGCCGATCAGGCGAAACCTCATACAGGTATTGGAACTCATCGGGAACGACGATGTGCATCGATTTGAGGCCCATTATGGCATCGGCGCTCGGCGGGCCTACGCGGGCCCCCGAAAGCGGAAACCCAGCACGCGAACCGTTCCTGAGAGGTCCCTTTGGCGAACGACCCTGTTCCAGCCCTTCTCCTCAAAGAGGGCCGATACCCGCTCGGCTTGCCCGTCGCCGATCTCCGTGAGGAGAACCCCTCCAGGCACGAGGTGGCTTGGCGCCTCCAACGCGAGACGCTCGAAGAACTCAAGACCTGTGGGCACTGAAAAGAGGGCTTGGGGCGGCTCGAATTCGAACACCTCGGGGGGGAGTTCGTCGCTTGGGGAAACGTAGGGCGGATTGGTGACGATCAGGTCGAACCTCCTTGCGGCGAGCGGTTCGAAGAGGTCGCCGACGACGAACTCGACGCTCATTACGCCTAGCTTGGCTGCGTTTTGCCTCGCGATCTCTGCGGCATCGGTCGAAAGGTCGAGGGCTACGACCTCGCAGTCGGGACGCTCGATCGCTAGCGTTAGAGCTACGCACCCCGAGCCCGAGCCGATGTCGAGAACTCTCAGCCCCGCGCCCCCGAGGGAAGGCAAGGTCTCCAGCGCGGCTTCGACGAGCGTCTCGGTCTCTTGGCGGGGAATCAGCACTGCGGGCGAAACGAGAAACTCCCTCCCGTAGAACTCCCTCCAGCCCACGATGTAGGCCAGAGGCTCCCGGCTCAACCTTCGCGCAAGGAGGGTTTCGAGCGCGCCTTCGTCGATGGCCTGTTCGGGGTGCGCAACGATCCAGGCGCGGGGTCGTTGGAGCGCCGTGGCGGCGAGCACTTGCGCCTCCAGGTGCGCGGACTCAATCCCCGCCTCCGCGAGTCTGGCTGCGGCCGCCCGAACCCATTCGCCTAACGTCACCCTGAGATTGTGGCGCAAGCGCTGGCGCGTTCCCCTGAGGGCAGCGTCCCGACGCGCCTTCGCATCGACGCCGAGTTCGAAAAAATGCCCCGCTCTTTCGAGCGGGGCTAGCGTTGGACCAGTAGCCCCCGATCTTACGTCGGGGCCGTGTTTGTGGGGGGTGGGTTAAGCCGTAGGGAATGGGGAAGGGCTTGTCTGCGACTCGTGCGGACGCCAACAACCTCCGCGAGCGATTTGCGCCCGGCTTGCGGAGCGATCCCATTCGCTCCCTCATTCCAGTTCAGGCCATCCTTGGCCATAAGTTCGTTCAGTTTTCGGTTCCTAGTCTCTGTCTTCGCAAGAAGGTCGGGATATCGAGGTCGATTTCGTCGAGTTGGATCGGCGGCGGGACGGAGTCGGCGGCGTGCGTCCGAACCGGCTGCTGCCGGAGAGAGGCCGCTTCTCCCCTCGGGGCGGGCGACTCCACGAACGCCTCCGCGTTGCGCTGCACGAAGCTGGCGGAAGGCTGCATCCCGGCGGCGAGCACGGTGATCGTGACCTCTCCGTCTGAGGTGGGCAACTCGACATGGCCCATGATGATCTCAGCCTCGTCGGG
The genomic region above belongs to Candidatus Nitrosymbiomonas proteolyticus and contains:
- a CDS encoding S-methyl-5-thioribose-1-phosphate isomerase — encoded protein: MSSDAAGFRALEWRGEALWLLDQRALPEEERWLELTSWEEVAWAIREMVVRGAPAIGVAAAYGMVLAALKGKDRLKASEGLADARPTAVNLFWALERMAKVEPWTPEAALAEAQAIEAEDVAVNQAIGAVGARALRDPVRILTICNTGSLATAGFGTALGIVRAVHAEGRLQALFACETRPRLQGLRLTAWELLRDGIPFQVIPDGAAGALMAKGEVTAVIVGADRIAANGDTANKIGTYSLAVLAHHHGIPFYVAAPLSTLDPSTSTGKDIPIEERDASEVVEVQGIPMGPRGCPVWNPAFDVTPAKWIAGIITERGMFEPPYAFEQSLGKKDCR
- a CDS encoding peptide chain release factor N(5)-glutamine methyltransferase gives rise to the protein MRHNLRVTLGEWVRAAAARLAEAGIESAHLEAQVLAATALQRPRAWIVAHPEQAIDEGALETLLARRLSREPLAYIVGWREFYGREFLVSPAVLIPRQETETLVEAALETLPSLGGAGLRVLDIGSGSGCVALTLAIERPDCEVVALDLSTDAAEIARQNAAKLGVMSVEFVVGDLFEPLAARRFDLIVTNPPYVSPSDELPPEVFEFEPPQALFSVPTGLEFFERLALEAPSHLVPGGVLLTEIGDGQAERVSALFEEKGWNRVVRQRDLSGTVRVLGFRFRGPA
- a CDS encoding methionyl-tRNA formyltransferase, which encodes MKLVYVGTSRFAVPALLALQPHVCAVVTQPDRPAGRRLHLRPSPVKEAVLGWRVPVLTPESCRNPEFLRAIADLQPTALVVASYGQILPLQLLECAERGGINLHASLLPKLRGAAPIQRCLLQGESETGVTLMQMDRGMDTGDIIAQEATAIKADETASELESRLSRIAASLIEKWISRIAAGDYPRTPQNDRDATYAPKVEKSEAEISFLRPAAEEYRRFRAFTEMPGAFVRTVWGRVKLLEVRPRPDPAAPGEAIRTSPELVVAHSEGALSWLQVAPEGKKRMSGLEFANGYRIQPGMNLLHGKEN
- a CDS encoding peptide deformylase codes for the protein MGLKSMHIVVPDEFQYLYEVSPDRPVVKIPAEVLRRTAAPVERITKKTQDLIDRMLRAMKQANGIGLAAPQLGSSVRIVVLAPPGVRPIPLINPEVVSRSGEQVGQEGCLSIPGLYGDVNRALSVEVIGFDRKGRRVGYELEGLPARVAQHEIDHLDGVLFIDLADPATLHWEHPASVQTAAE